The following proteins are encoded in a genomic region of Mycoplasma sp. NEAQ87857:
- a CDS encoding RpiB/LacA/LacB family sugar-phosphate isomerase: protein MKKVIALASDHAGYQLKNELQEYVRSLGYDTVDLGPSTDKESISYATQGNDLANYITTRHPDFGIGVCGTGLGISYALNRHKGIRAARVVSVEDAHLAKQHNNANVLVFGGRQISFDEAKKIIDEYIKTDFEGGRHIQRIEELDK from the coding sequence ATGAAGAAAGTAATAGCTCTAGCAAGTGATCATGCTGGATATCAATTAAAAAATGAATTACAAGAATATGTGCGTTCTTTAGGATATGATACTGTAGATCTTGGGCCAAGTACAGATAAAGAATCAATTAGCTATGCAACTCAAGGTAATGATTTAGCTAATTACATTACAACTAGACATCCAGATTTTGGTATTGGTGTATGTGGTACAGGATTAGGAATTTCTTATGCGCTAAATAGACATAAAGGAATTAGAGCAGCAAGAGTAGTCTCAGTAGAAGATGCTCATTTAGCTAAACAACATAATAATGCTAATGTTTTAGTTTTTGGAGGAAGACAAATTTCTTTTGATGAAGCTAAAAAAATTATTGATGAATACATTAAAACTGATTTTGAGGGTGGAAGACACATTCAAAGAATTGAAGAATTAGATAAATAA
- the tsf gene encoding translation elongation factor Ts has translation MADNKMEKIKELRQRTNSALVDCKKALEATEYEIEAAIKWLKENGIVKAAKKAGRIAAEGAVTAYGNEKEAVLIEINSETDFVAKNDKFIKLMDEIAQVIFNGKVSTVEEALTLKLSDGETVEQALVNATAVIGEKISLRRIQVVKANEGEVLGIYVHANGRVTAVVTVKGNNADAARNVAMHVSAMNPEYTLVSEIPSERLTEIQQNFEKPANFDQKPEKIQSMIVSGWLDKQLSEFVLEKQPFVMEDSLSVAKYLANNNSELVASVRYEVGEGIEKVQSDFASEVAGMVK, from the coding sequence ATGGCTGACAACAAAATGGAAAAAATCAAAGAATTAAGACAAAGAACTAATTCAGCTTTAGTAGATTGTAAAAAAGCTTTAGAAGCTACCGAATACGAAATCGAAGCTGCTATTAAATGATTAAAAGAAAACGGAATCGTAAAAGCTGCTAAAAAAGCAGGACGGATTGCTGCAGAAGGTGCAGTTACTGCTTATGGAAATGAAAAAGAAGCAGTTTTAATCGAAATTAATTCAGAAACAGACTTTGTTGCTAAAAATGACAAGTTTATTAAACTTATGGACGAAATTGCTCAAGTTATTTTTAATGGCAAGGTTAGCACGGTTGAAGAAGCTTTAACTTTAAAATTATCAGACGGAGAAACAGTTGAACAAGCATTAGTTAATGCAACTGCTGTTATTGGAGAAAAAATCTCATTACGTCGTATTCAAGTAGTTAAAGCTAACGAAGGTGAAGTATTAGGAATTTATGTTCATGCCAACGGACGTGTTACAGCAGTTGTTACTGTTAAAGGAAACAACGCTGATGCAGCTAGAAATGTAGCAATGCACGTTTCAGCAATGAACCCTGAGTATACATTAGTTAGTGAAATACCATCAGAAAGATTAACAGAAATTCAACAAAATTTTGAAAAACCTGCAAATTTTGATCAAAAACCAGAAAAAATTCAGTCAATGATCGTTTCAGGTTGATTAGATAAACAATTATCAGAATTTGTTTTAGAAAAACAACCATTTGTTATGGAAGATTCATTATCAGTAGCTAAATATTTAGCAAACAATAATAGTGAATTAGTAGCTTCAGTAAGATATGAAGTAGGAGAAGGAATTGAAAAAGTTCAATCAGATTTTGCTTCAGAAGTTGCTGGAATGGTTAAATAA
- the tpiA gene encoding triose-phosphate isomerase, whose product MKTVIIGNWKMNKTFSETKQFLEEFNTLYQSEKSKIASDIEYGIAAPFTNLAAFKDVELNGLAVAAENMSNHLSGAYTGEVSVSMLKDLNVKYVILGHSERRSYYGETDALVYEKAKLAIENGLVPVICVGETLEEYEANKTKEVVEYQIKHSVNDLDLSKIIVAYEPIWAIGTGKVATPQTAQEVCEFIHSITSDELVVQYGGSVSPANIEELSQQKDINGFLVGGASLKADSFIKLLTLGK is encoded by the coding sequence ACTGAAAAATGAACAAAACTTTTTCAGAAACAAAACAATTCTTAGAAGAATTTAACACATTATATCAATCAGAAAAATCAAAAATTGCATCAGATATCGAATACGGTATTGCTGCTCCATTTACTAATTTAGCAGCTTTTAAAGATGTTGAACTTAATGGATTAGCTGTAGCTGCTGAAAATATGTCAAATCATCTTTCAGGAGCTTATACTGGAGAAGTTAGTGTTTCAATGTTAAAAGACTTAAATGTTAAATATGTAATTTTAGGTCACTCTGAAAGAAGAAGTTACTACGGAGAAACTGATGCTTTAGTTTATGAAAAAGCTAAATTAGCTATCGAAAATGGTTTAGTACCAGTTATTTGTGTTGGTGAAACATTAGAAGAATACGAAGCAAACAAAACAAAAGAAGTTGTAGAGTACCAAATTAAACACTCAGTTAATGACTTAGATTTAAGCAAAATTATTGTTGCTTATGAACCAATTTGAGCAATTGGTACAGGTAAAGTTGCAACCCCTCAAACAGCACAAGAAGTTTGTGAATTCATTCACTCAATTACAAGTGATGAATTAGTTGTACAATACGGAGGAAGTGTATCTCCTGCAAACATTGAAGAATTATCACAACAAAAAGATATTAATGGTTTCTTAGTTGGTGGAGCTTCATTAAAAGCAGATAGCTTTATTAAATTATTAACATTAGGAAAATAA
- a CDS encoding phospholipase D-like domain-containing protein — protein sequence MNKKVFSLKKFILLTVQIIILIVSLVSMILLISNFSYEYIWALLIIYYVLNMIFLFIIYVQKRNKIAKFSWIYFIILFPIIGNVVFVAFGLVFINKYELKLDNDPKYNIQTYIDQGLIPNLTSNDSQLQQYESLNNNKALPCLIKFYDQGYHLYDEVFKHIKNAKKSIFIVTYIIKKSEISKEFIHLIKQKKEEGIDIKWLVDDFGATFSQKRELNKLKKLGVEVYRIGKIYYPFINATSFTRNHQKYIIIDSKLVFSGGNNISDEYASLSKKYGHWIDLNYMITGPYVNYYNLAFIKFWKVITKKNIDIEPNLYFNYNYDLSLMDNQAILSIDSPSYNYSTAEYNWIQMLMNAKKEIIICSPYFSLSSALSKAMILALKKGIKVKLYFPGLPDKKFVYKISLYQIKQLMQFGLEVYIYNENFMHSKCGIIDDEIAWAGTSNWDSRSMFSQYETIDIFKGQAVSDLKTIINSYNKHCYLLKNSPLYTKNGTWVSRMIYHLSLPLI from the coding sequence ATGAATAAAAAGGTTTTTTCACTTAAAAAATTTATCTTATTAACCGTTCAAATCATTATTTTAATAGTTTCATTAGTTTCAATGATTTTACTAATTAGTAATTTCAGTTATGAGTATATTTGAGCATTATTGATAATTTATTATGTGTTAAATATGATTTTTCTTTTTATTATTTATGTGCAAAAGAGAAATAAAATCGCTAAGTTTAGTTGAATCTATTTCATCATACTTTTTCCAATAATTGGTAATGTGGTTTTTGTTGCTTTTGGTTTAGTTTTTATTAATAAATATGAATTAAAATTAGATAATGATCCTAAATATAATATTCAAACTTATATTGATCAAGGATTAATTCCTAATCTAACAAGTAATGATAGTCAATTACAACAATATGAATCATTGAACAATAATAAAGCTTTACCTTGTTTAATTAAGTTTTATGACCAAGGATATCATTTATATGATGAAGTGTTTAAACACATTAAAAATGCTAAAAAAAGTATTTTTATAGTTACTTACATTATTAAAAAAAGCGAAATATCTAAAGAGTTTATCCATTTAATTAAACAAAAAAAAGAAGAAGGTATTGATATTAAATGATTGGTAGATGATTTTGGTGCTACTTTTAGTCAAAAAAGAGAATTAAATAAATTAAAAAAGCTGGGTGTAGAAGTTTATCGAATTGGTAAAATTTATTACCCTTTTATTAATGCAACTTCATTTACTAGAAATCACCAAAAATATATTATTATTGATTCTAAATTAGTATTCTCTGGTGGAAATAATATATCAGATGAATATGCTTCATTATCTAAAAAATATGGTCATTGAATTGATTTAAACTATATGATTACAGGTCCATATGTAAATTACTATAATTTAGCTTTTATTAAATTTTGAAAAGTTATTACGAAAAAAAATATAGATATTGAACCAAACTTATATTTTAATTATAATTACGATTTATCTTTAATGGATAATCAAGCGATTTTATCTATTGATTCTCCATCGTATAATTATTCTACTGCTGAATATAATTGAATTCAAATGTTGATGAATGCTAAAAAAGAAATTATTATTTGCTCACCTTATTTTTCTCTTTCTTCTGCTTTATCTAAAGCAATGATTTTAGCTTTAAAAAAAGGGATAAAAGTTAAATTATACTTTCCAGGATTACCAGATAAAAAATTTGTTTATAAAATTAGCTTATACCAGATTAAACAATTAATGCAATTTGGATTAGAAGTTTATATTTATAATGAGAATTTTATGCATTCTAAATGCGGAATTATTGATGATGAAATTGCTTGAGCAGGAACAAGTAATTGAGATAGTAGAAGTATGTTTTCTCAATATGAAACAATTGATATTTTTAAAGGTCAAGCAGTTAGTGATTTAAAAACCATCATTAATTCATACAATAAACATTGTTATCTACTTAAAAATAGTCCATTATATACCAAAAATGGAACTTGAGTAAGTAGAATGATTTATCATTTAAGCTTACCATTGATCTAA
- a CDS encoding MAGa3780 family membrane protein, giving the protein MQKIKQSHISFLFQKKNSSKVSFISGILIIVLLSITFLGTWNLISNELFNSWSKLSVEQLKYLTQNRIFPEVASSFWQRALTFTYISNFAAGILLIIFAFCKNKKAISNILTISITYITITFLVFWGLVFPSILKDIKNSSNQKSYWWFVFTTIIHFINPMIAIVAFVLIKKDLVVSKYVIYWAFIFIFIYYLFALSTFFIGEKVTNIYLNNPQLKQELKEINIFSSTKTTIYAFLNFKHPLFYKGNSLFAIVGLNLLIFILGSILAIGITWTWIKVLKIKKYN; this is encoded by the coding sequence ATGCAAAAAATTAAACAAAGTCATATTAGCTTTTTATTTCAAAAGAAAAATAGTTCTAAAGTAAGTTTTATTTCTGGGATTTTAATAATTGTTTTATTATCTATTACTTTTTTAGGTACTTGAAATTTAATTAGTAATGAATTATTTAATAGTTGATCAAAATTATCAGTCGAACAATTAAAATATCTAACTCAAAATAGAATTTTTCCAGAAGTAGCTTCAAGCTTTTGACAAAGAGCATTGACTTTTACATATATTTCAAATTTTGCTGCAGGAATTTTATTAATCATTTTTGCTTTTTGCAAAAATAAAAAAGCAATATCAAACATTTTAACTATTTCAATTACATATATAACAATTACTTTTTTAGTCTTTTGAGGATTAGTTTTTCCTTCAATTTTAAAAGACATTAAAAACTCATCTAATCAAAAATCTTATTGATGATTTGTTTTTACTACTATTATTCACTTTATTAATCCAATGATCGCAATTGTTGCTTTTGTTTTGATTAAGAAAGATTTAGTGGTTTCTAAATATGTTATATATTGAGCATTTATATTTATTTTTATTTATTATTTATTTGCTTTAAGTACATTTTTTATCGGAGAAAAAGTTACTAATATTTATTTAAATAATCCACAATTAAAGCAAGAATTAAAAGAAATAAATATTTTTAGTAGTACCAAAACTACAATTTATGCATTTTTAAACTTTAAGCATCCTTTATTTTATAAAGGTAACTCTTTATTTGCTATAGTTGGTTTAAATTTATTGATATTTATTTTAGGTTCAATCTTAGCTATAGGTATAACTTGAACCTGAATTAAAGTTTTAAAAATAAAAAAATATAATTAA
- the rpsB gene encoding 30S ribosomal protein S2 → MTDTKKVEQKQPIISKSKLLEAGAYFGHKTHAWNPKMKDYIVPNRRNKGSHIIDITKTQKYLEFAYSLVNQLASKNAQFIFVGTKKQARDAVKAAAERTKSLYVTERWLGGTLTNNETIMSRVKKMEELEAKAANGFKGYTKKEALNFQKELDKLHKNLDGIRNMKRLPQIMIVADPNEDEIAVKEARRKKIKVIGILDTNSNPDLLDLGIPANDDSAKSITLIMTVLADAIVKAQGGQQLFAYQDDEKVVLPDFSKKSENQQ, encoded by the coding sequence ATGACAGATACAAAAAAAGTTGAACAAAAACAACCTATTATTTCAAAATCAAAATTATTAGAAGCAGGAGCATACTTTGGACACAAAACTCATGCCTGAAACCCTAAAATGAAAGATTACATTGTTCCTAACCGTAGAAACAAAGGATCACACATTATTGATATTACCAAAACTCAAAAATACTTAGAATTTGCTTACTCATTAGTAAATCAATTAGCATCAAAAAATGCTCAATTCATTTTTGTAGGTACAAAAAAACAAGCTCGTGATGCTGTTAAAGCTGCTGCAGAAAGAACAAAATCATTATACGTAACTGAAAGATGATTAGGTGGAACATTAACAAATAACGAAACAATTATGTCTCGTGTTAAGAAAATGGAAGAATTAGAAGCTAAAGCTGCTAATGGATTTAAAGGATACACCAAAAAAGAAGCATTAAACTTTCAAAAAGAATTAGATAAATTACACAAAAACCTTGATGGAATTAGAAATATGAAACGTCTTCCACAAATTATGATTGTTGCCGATCCTAATGAAGACGAAATTGCTGTTAAAGAAGCAAGAAGAAAGAAAATCAAAGTTATTGGTATCTTAGACACAAACTCAAATCCAGATCTTTTAGATTTAGGAATTCCTGCAAACGATGATTCAGCAAAATCAATCACATTAATTATGACTGTTTTAGCTGATGCTATTGTTAAAGCACAAGGTGGACAACAATTATTTGCTTACCAAGACGATGAAAAAGTTGTATTACCAGATTTTAGTAAAAAATCAGAAAATCAACAATAA